The Sinomonas sp. P10A9 genome contains the following window.
CTCATCCGGGCGACGTATGACAGGCTGACGCCCCTGGCCCGCGGCCGCTTCCTCGTCGTGACCGGCGAAGCGCACCGCGCCGCAGTCTGCCGTCAGATCCCCGAACTCGACGCCGCGGACCTCGTGCTCGAGAGCGAGCCCAAGGACTCGGGCGCAGCGATCGGACTCGCTGCTGCCATCCTGCACCGCCGCAACCCGGACGCCATCATGGGTTCGTTCGCCGCGGACCAGGTCATCTCCCCGGACAGCGTCTTCCAATCGGCCGTGCTCGAGGCGATCCGCACAGCGGCCTCCGGCCCGCGGGGCAAGATCGTCACGATCGGCATCGAACCGACGCACCCCTCGACCGGCTTCGGCTACATCCGCCGTGGCGAGGCGCTCGAGGTCGAGGGCGCACCGAGCGCGCGCGCCGTCGTCGAATTCGTCGAGAAGCCCAGCCGCGAGGTCGCCGAAGACTACCTCGCCACGGGGGAGTACCTGTGGAACGCGGGCATGTTCGTTGCTCCAGTGGCGCTCATGCTCGAGCACCTCAAGGCCAACCAGCCCGAGCTGTTCGCAGGCCTCACGGAGATCGCCGAGGCTTGGGACACTCCTGCGAGGGACGAGGTGGCGGCCAGGGTCTGGCCGACTCTTCCCAAGATCGCCATCGACTATGCGGTCGCCGAGCCTGCCGCCGCGGCCGGGGACGTCGCCGTCGTGCCCGGGGCGTTCCGGTGGGACGACGTCGGCGACTTCGCCGCCATCGGCCGGCTCAACAGTGCCCGCGAGGTCGATTCGGTGACGGTGCTCGGCGAGGGCGCCCGCGTGTTCACCGAGGACGCCAGCGGGATCGTCGTGTCGGATACGAAGCGGGTCATCGCGCTCATCGGCATCCAGGACGTCGTGATCGTGGATACTCCCGACGCGCTCCTCGTGACCACGACCGAGCACGCCCAGAAGGTGAAGAACGCTGTGGCGGGCCTCAAGGCGAGCGGCGACACCGACGTTCTGTGACGGGCCCGTGCGCATGACGGCGGGGCCACAGCGTCGTGACGCTATTGTGAACAGGTGCGAAACTACACGACGGAGACCGAGCCCACACCGCTTGTGGGGCCCCGGCTCGAGGCGCTCCTTCCCGAGCTGATCGCCTTCCGCAGGGACCTCCATTCGCACCCTGAGCTCTCGTTCCACGAGTACCGCACCACGGACAGGCTCGCGTCCCGACTCGAGGCCGCCGGCCTCACTCCCCGCCGGCTCGAGGGAACCGGGGTCGTCGTCGACATCGGCTCCGGACCGATCGCGACGGCGGTGCGCGGCGACATCGACGCGCTGCCCATCATCGAGGAGACGGGCCTCCCCTTCGCCTCCCGCAACCACGGCGTCACCCACGCGTGCGGCCATGACGT
Protein-coding sequences here:
- a CDS encoding mannose-1-phosphate guanylyltransferase — encoded protein: MTDSPAPARDAVPTTADPLDRFVAVIPAGGVGTRLWPLSRAAAPKFLHDLTGSGSTLIRATYDRLTPLARGRFLVVTGEAHRAAVCRQIPELDAADLVLESEPKDSGAAIGLAAAILHRRNPDAIMGSFAADQVISPDSVFQSAVLEAIRTAASGPRGKIVTIGIEPTHPSTGFGYIRRGEALEVEGAPSARAVVEFVEKPSREVAEDYLATGEYLWNAGMFVAPVALMLEHLKANQPELFAGLTEIAEAWDTPARDEVAARVWPTLPKIAIDYAVAEPAAAAGDVAVVPGAFRWDDVGDFAAIGRLNSAREVDSVTVLGEGARVFTEDASGIVVSDTKRVIALIGIQDVVIVDTPDALLVTTTEHAQKVKNAVAGLKASGDTDVL